DNA sequence from the Acidobacteriota bacterium genome:
GCCGGTGCTGATCCACGATCCCGGCCAGCTCGCCGGACGCCTGGAGGGCGCTGAAACCCTGAGCCCGGCGGAGCATCGCGACTGAGAGGATGTCGTGCCGTTCCGTGGGGTCCTCTCGCTCGCGCTGATCCTGCGCGGCGCGCTCCTGCACACCGACATCGCCCTGCTCGCACCGTCGCGGGCTTGTCTCTTCCTCGGTCCGGGCTCGGCCTACACCTCGGTCACGCTCGCGCTCGACGGCGAGCGTCGCGACGCCGAGACCGTCACCGGGCACTGGGCATTTGCGCGGACGCTGCTCGGCGAGGTGAAGCCAAATCCGTCCAAGGACGACGTGGTCCGGCGATGGTATGTGGCTGTCGCGGCGTACCTCGAGCTGCACGCGCTGCTGGGGATCGCCAGCCCTCACCTTGCCCGCGCGCAGCAGGTCCTGGGTGACGATCCCGACATCTGCCGGCCCCGCCGTGAACTCCATCGCAACCGCTCTCGTACTCGCCTGCCTGACAGGGCTCACGGCGCCTCGGCAGGCCGCGGTGTTTTCCTCGCGCGTCGACGCTGTGCGCGTGGACGTGCTCGTCACGCGGGGCGGTCGTCCGGTCCGCGATTTGCGCCCTCGATGGATTGAGGCCAGACGACCAGGCCGCGCTCGTCACCTTCGGGCATGTCGTCGCCATCCGTTCCGGCCTGACGCGCGACCTCGCGCGCGTGCGGTCGGCCCTCGATGCCGCGACCGGGAGCGGATACACGGCCCTCGTGGACGCCAGCTATGCGGCGCTCCTGCTCGGCGAATCCGACGTGGGGCGGGCACTCGTCATTGTCTTCAGCGACGGCATCGACACGTCAAGCTGGTTGACCGCCGCCGATGTGCTCAGGACCGCGCGCCGCACCGATGGCGTGGTCTACGGCGTCTCCGTGCGCGGGCCGGCCCGCCCGGAATTCCTCGACGACCTCAGTGACGCGACCGGAGGAGACCTGCTGCAGGTCGAGTCCATGAAGGACGTCGGCGCGACGTTTGTCGCCGCGCTCGAGGAGTTCCGGCACCGTTACCTCGTCAGCTACTCACCGCGCGGCGTCGCACGAGACGGATGGCACCGACTCGACGTGCGCGTGAGGAAGGGCGGCGTCTCCATCAAGGCGAGGCCCGGGTACTTCGCCGGTTCGTGAGCCCGCTCGTGCTACGATCCCGAGCGCCTTCATGAGGACCGATACCGCCGACACGTACATCCTGGGCGAAGAAATCGCCAACGCGGTGAGCCACGGAGTGGGATTGCTGGTGGCGCTCGCGGCGACCCCCGTGCTGATCGTGTCGGCGGCCGGCAGAGGCGCCCTCTCGATGGCGGGGGTCAGCGTGTTCGCGGCCACCGTGGTGCTGCTGTATCTGGCGTCCACGCTGTACCACGCGCTGCCGCCGAACCGTGCGAAGCGCGTGTTCAGAATTGTCGACCACGGTGCGATCTACCTGCTGATCGCCGGCACCTACACGCCATTCACGTTCGGGATCCTCCGCGGGCCCTGGGGGTGGACGCTGTTCGGGATCGTCTGGACTGTCGCAATCGCCGGAGTGATCCTCAAGGCGGTCGGCGGCTTCCGCTATCCCCGCTTCTCGACCGTCCTCTACATCGCGCTCGGCTGGATCGTGATCGTCGCCATC
Encoded proteins:
- a CDS encoding hemolysin III family protein, which produces MRTDTADTYILGEEIANAVSHGVGLLVALAATPVLIVSAAGRGALSMAGVSVFAATVVLLYLASTLYHALPPNRAKRVFRIVDHGAIYLLIAGTYTPFTFGILRGPWGWTLFGIVWTVAIAGVILKAVGGFRYPRFSTVLYIALGWIVIVAIRPLWALMPVSGWVWLVAGGLAYTGGVAFYAAERLRYAHLVWHLFVLAGTACHYCAVLWYST